The Shewanella sp. MTB7 genome includes a window with the following:
- the pdxJ gene encoding pyridoxine 5'-phosphate synthase, producing the protein MSRILLGVNIDHIATLRQARGTSYPDPVHAAAVAEHAGAEGITVHLREDRRHIIDRDIYILAKTIKTRMNFEMAVTDEMLDIACEVKPTYVCLVPEKRAELTTEGGLDVAGQMGKIAAAVQRLDDEGIKVSLFIDADKAQIDAAVAVGAPVIEIHTGCYADATNDADQAKELARITEMATYAHAKGLVVNAGHGLHYHNVKPIAAIPELYELNIGHAIIARAAIDGLATAVKDMKQLMDEGRRGE; encoded by the coding sequence ATGAGCCGTATTCTACTAGGTGTTAATATTGATCACATCGCGACATTACGTCAGGCCCGTGGGACATCGTATCCGGATCCTGTTCATGCCGCCGCGGTTGCTGAGCATGCCGGCGCTGAAGGTATTACTGTGCATTTGCGTGAAGATAGACGTCACATAATAGACAGAGATATCTATATCTTGGCTAAGACAATAAAGACGCGTATGAACTTCGAAATGGCAGTGACCGATGAGATGCTCGACATTGCCTGTGAAGTTAAACCGACTTACGTCTGCTTAGTGCCAGAAAAACGTGCAGAATTGACGACTGAAGGTGGCTTAGACGTCGCTGGTCAAATGGGAAAAATTGCTGCAGCCGTGCAACGTCTCGATGACGAAGGCATTAAAGTCTCACTGTTTATTGATGCTGATAAAGCTCAAATAGATGCTGCCGTTGCAGTGGGGGCTCCCGTCATTGAAATTCATACTGGCTGCTATGCCGATGCGACTAATGATGCGGATCAAGCTAAAGAGCTGGCTCGTATTACCGAGATGGCAACTTACGCACACGCTAAAGGCTTAGTGGTTAATGCTGGCCACGGGCTCCATTATCACAACGTGAAGCCAATAGCGGCAATTCCAGAGTTGTATGAGCTTAACATTGGTCATGCCATCATCGCCCGTGCTGCCATTGATGGTCTGGCGACTGCGGTTAAAGACATGAAGCAGTTAATGGATGAAGGTCGCAGAGGCGAGTAG
- the acpS gene encoding holo-ACP synthase, protein MIVGLGTDIVEIKRIENKVPAAGELDSLAKCRLAKRVLTEPEMTIFTASSQPGRYLAKRFAAKEAAAKALGTGIGRGISFQHIEISNDANGAPLVSFSGGAAERLALLGGMRGHISIADEKHYATATVILES, encoded by the coding sequence ATGATTGTTGGTTTAGGTACTGATATTGTTGAGATTAAACGTATCGAAAACAAGGTTCCGGCAGCAGGAGAATTGGATAGTCTTGCTAAGTGCCGCTTAGCTAAGCGGGTCCTCACTGAGCCTGAAATGACCATCTTTACCGCCTCATCTCAACCCGGACGCTACCTTGCTAAGCGCTTTGCTGCTAAAGAAGCTGCCGCCAAAGCCCTCGGCACAGGTATCGGCCGTGGTATCTCGTTTCAACATATCGAGATAAGTAACGATGCTAATGGTGCCCCGTTAGTGAGTTTCAGCGGCGGCGCGGCTGAACGACTCGCACTGTTAGGCGGTATGCGTGGCCATATCTCTATTGCCGATGAGAAGCACTACGCAACTGCAACAGTTATTCTTGAATCATAA